The following are encoded together in the Vigna angularis cultivar LongXiaoDou No.4 chromosome 9, ASM1680809v1, whole genome shotgun sequence genome:
- the LOC108347526 gene encoding DEAD-box ATP-dependent RNA helicase 10, which translates to MAEENEEIKTFKDLGLSESLVEACEKLGWKTPLKIQTEAIPLALEGKDVIGLAQTGSGKTGAFALPILHALLDAPRPKDFFACVLSPTRELAIQIAEQFEALGSEIGVKCAVLVGGIDMVQQSIKIAKQPHIIVGTPGRVLDHLKHTKGFSLIRLKYLVLDEADRLLNEDFEESLNEILQMIPRERRTFLFSATMTKKVQKLQRVCLRNPVKIEAASKYSTVDTLKQQYRFLPAKHKDCYLVYILTEMTGSTSMVFTRTCDSTRLLALILRNLGLKAIPINGHMSQPKRLGALNKFKSGECNILLCTDVASRGLDIPTVDMVINYDIPTNSKDYIHRVGRTARAGRSGVAISLVNQYELEWYIQIEKLIGKKLPEYPAQEEEVLLLEERVSEAKRLAATKMKEAGGKKKRRGEEYNDGEDIDKYLGLKDGKSSKKFRR; encoded by the exons ATGgcagaagaaaatgaagaaataaaaacatttaaggATTTGGGCTTATCTGAATCACTGGTTGAAGCTTGTGAAAAATTGGGTTGGAAAACTCCACTGAAGATACAGACAGAAGCTATTCCTCTTGCATTAGAAG GTAAAGATGTGATAGGGCTTGCCCAAACTGGTTCTGGGAAGACAGGAGCTTTTGCTCTTCCTATATTGCATGCCCTCTTAGACGCACCTCGTCCAAAAGATTTCTTTGCTTGCGTGCTGTCTCCCACTAG AGAACTTGCTATTCAAATTGCTGAGCAGTTTGAAGCTCTAGGTTCAGAAATTGGTGTCAAGTGCGCTGTG CTTGTTGGAGGAATTGACATGGTGCAACAATCCATCAAGATAGCAAAGCAACCTCATATTATT GTTGGGACCCCTGGACGAGTTTTGGATCACCTAAAACACACAAAAGGATTTTCTCTTATTAGATTAAAATACCTG GTCTTAGATGAGGCAGATAGGTTGTTGAACGAGGACTTTGAGGAATCACTTAATGAGATTTTACAAATGATTCCTCGTGAGCGTAGAACGTTTCTGTTTTCTGCTACAATGACTAAGAag GTCCAGAAGCTCCAGAGAGTTTGTTTAAGGAATCCTGTGAAG aTTGAAGCAGCGTCTAAATATTCCACTGTTGACACATTGAAGCAGCAGTATCGATTCTTGCCCGCTAAACACAAG GACTGCTACCTAGTATATATCCTCACTGAAATGACTGGAAGTACATCAATGGTGTTCACTCGTACCTGTGATTCAACTCGACTTCTAGCATTGATCCTTAGGAATCTTGGTTTAAAAGCGATACCTATTAATGGTCATATGAGCCAG CCAAAGAGACTTGGAGCTTTGAACAAGTTCAAATCTGGGGAGTGCAATATTCTCCTTTGTACTGATGTGGCTAGCAGAGGACTGGATATTCCCACTGTAGATATGGTGATTAACTATGATATTCCCACAAATTCCAAA GATTATATACATCGCGTGGGAAGAACTGCTCGAGCAGGACGCTCTGGAGTTGCCATTTCCCTTGTAAATCAGTATGAACTGGAGTGGTACATTCAAATAGAGAAGCTTATAG GCAAAAAGCTACCTGAGTACCCTGCACAAGAAGAGGAAGTTCTCCTTTTGGAAGAACGTGTTAGTGAAGCAAAAAGATTAGCTGCCACg AAAATGAAGGAGGCTGGAGGGAAGAAGAAACGGAGAGGTGAGGAATATAATGATGGGGAAGATATCGACAAGTACTTGGGTCTCAAGGATGGAAAATCATCCAAAAAGTTTAGAAGATGA